In one window of Lynx canadensis isolate LIC74 chromosome B3, mLynCan4.pri.v2, whole genome shotgun sequence DNA:
- the FCF1 gene encoding rRNA-processing protein FCF1 homolog isoform X1 produces MGKQKKARKYATMKRMLSLRDQRLKEKDRLKPKKKEKKDPSALKEREVPQHPSCLFFQYNTQLGPPYHILVDTNFINFSIKAKLDLVQSMMDCLYAKCIPCITDCVMAEIEKLGQKYRVALRIAKDPRFERLPCTHKGTYADDCLVQRVTQHKCYIVATVDRDLKRRIRKIPGVPIMYISNHRYNIERMPDDYGAPRF; encoded by the exons ATG gggaagcaaaagaaagcaagaaagtatGCGACCATGAAGCGAATGCTTAGTCTCCGAGATCAGAGGCT CAAAGAGAAGGATAGATTgaaacctaaaaagaaagaaaagaaagatcccAGTGCACTCAAGGAAAGAGAAGT CCCCCAACATCCTTCCTGCTTATTCTTCCAATATAACACACAGCTGGGCCCACCTTACCACATCCTGGTTGATACCAACTTTATCAACTTTTCCATTAAAGCCAAACTTGACTTAGTACAATCGATGATGGACTGTCTGTATGCCAAGT GTATCCCTTGTATAACTGACTGTGTAATGGCTGAAATTGAGAAGTTGGGGCAAAAGTATCGAGTGGCTCTAAG GATTGCCAAGGATCCAAGATTTGAACGATTACCATGCACACACAAAGGAACCTATGCAGATGACTGCTTAGTACAGAGAGTAACTCAG CACAAGTGTTACATCGTGGCCACAGTTGACCGGGACCTTAAACGAAGGATCCGGAAGATCCCTGGAGTTCCCATCATGTACATTTCTAACCATAG GTACAACATTGAGCGGATGCCAGATGATTATGGAGCCCCTCGGTTCTAA
- the FCF1 gene encoding rRNA-processing protein FCF1 homolog isoform X2, protein MKRMLSLRDQRLKEKDRLKPKKKEKKDPSALKEREVPQHPSCLFFQYNTQLGPPYHILVDTNFINFSIKAKLDLVQSMMDCLYAKCIPCITDCVMAEIEKLGQKYRVALRIAKDPRFERLPCTHKGTYADDCLVQRVTQHKCYIVATVDRDLKRRIRKIPGVPIMYISNHRYNIERMPDDYGAPRF, encoded by the exons ATGAAGCGAATGCTTAGTCTCCGAGATCAGAGGCT CAAAGAGAAGGATAGATTgaaacctaaaaagaaagaaaagaaagatcccAGTGCACTCAAGGAAAGAGAAGT CCCCCAACATCCTTCCTGCTTATTCTTCCAATATAACACACAGCTGGGCCCACCTTACCACATCCTGGTTGATACCAACTTTATCAACTTTTCCATTAAAGCCAAACTTGACTTAGTACAATCGATGATGGACTGTCTGTATGCCAAGT GTATCCCTTGTATAACTGACTGTGTAATGGCTGAAATTGAGAAGTTGGGGCAAAAGTATCGAGTGGCTCTAAG GATTGCCAAGGATCCAAGATTTGAACGATTACCATGCACACACAAAGGAACCTATGCAGATGACTGCTTAGTACAGAGAGTAACTCAG CACAAGTGTTACATCGTGGCCACAGTTGACCGGGACCTTAAACGAAGGATCCGGAAGATCCCTGGAGTTCCCATCATGTACATTTCTAACCATAG GTACAACATTGAGCGGATGCCAGATGATTATGGAGCCCCTCGGTTCTAA